A window of the Euwallacea similis isolate ESF13 chromosome 20, ESF131.1, whole genome shotgun sequence genome harbors these coding sequences:
- the LOC136415309 gene encoding protein IMPACT-B-like, which produces MSDNIAQQVEELEVLESIFPDKWKKCERPNEPYSMRINKDVELWIELNEHYPSDRPPHYELWAPKLLRSQKDLIDEKFKEIYEINRGYPVIFQWIEKLKEIVGTSVPTKKNGKNTPKNKFVADNMINERLEKRRSSGKASPVEEKRDLEITHGEPITDRKSTFQGHVCRVTDESQVKQMVNTLLENKKISQAKHNIVAYRIMKGNMVVSDCNDDGENHAGGRLLHLLEILDAKNVAVVVTRWFGGIHLGPDRFKHISNAARQTLVESGFK; this is translated from the exons atgTCTGATAATATCGCTCAACAAGTGGAAGAACTCGAAGTTCTGGAATCCATATTTCCAGATAAGTGGAAAAAGTGTGAAAGACCCAATGAGCCCTACAGTATGCGGATAAATAAAGATGTGGAGCTGTGGATAGAGCTGAATGAGCACTATCCCTCAGACAGGCCACCTCACTATGAGCTGTGGGCCCCTAAGTTGCTGCGAAGTCAAAAGGACCTGattgatgaaaaattcaaagagaTATATGA aataaatagAGGCTATCCAGTAATATTCCAAtggattgaaaaattaaaagagattGTGGGGACGAGTGTTCCAACtaagaaaaatggcaaaaacactccaaaaaataaatttgtcgCGGATAATATGATCAATGAACGCTTAGAAAAACGTCGATCTAGTGGCAAAGCTTCTCCTGTAGAAGAGAAACGTGATTTAGAAATTACACATGGTGAACCAATTACTGATAGGAAAAGCACATTTCAAGGACATGTATGCAGAGTTACAGATGAATCCCAAGTAAA ACAAATGGTGAACACCCTGCtggaaaataagaaaataagtcAAGCCAAGCACAACATTGTGGCTTATAGAATTATGAAGGGCAATATGGTTGTTAGCGATTGTAATGATGATGGTGAAAATCACGCAGGAGGACGCTTATTGCACTTACTAGAAATCCTGGATGCCAAGAATGTCGCCGTAGTTGTGACAAGATG GTTTGGTGGGATACATTTAGGACCAGACAGATTTAAACATATCAGCAATGCTGCTCGTCAGACTCTTGTGGAAAGTGGTTTTaaatga
- the LOC136415311 gene encoding deoxynucleoside kinase-like: protein MSSVKQLITRIVMSLLSKTQDLGRPYTVIVEGNIGSGKTTFLQHFSKHKDVTVLAEPVDAWRNVKGNNLLKLLYEDPKTWSFTFQSYAQVTMLQNHTQQTLKPIKMIERSVYSARYCFVERLLRDGLLPAPSVAVLDHWFQWIIEHNLAEVDLVVYLRTTPEVVYERILKRKRPEERAVSIDYLKSLHELHENWLFHKTLYKCPAPTLILNADLERSVIKAEFEKWEPQILNKALAEAHVM from the exons atgtCTTCCGTTAAACAATTAATCACTAGAATCGTTATGTCTTTATTATCGAAAACCCAAGACCTAGGACGCCCTTATACTGTAATTGTTGAGGGTAATATTGGCAGTGGAAAAACCACTTTTCTGCAACACTTCAGCAAGCATAAGGATGTTACTGTCTTAGCAGAGCCAGTGGATGCTTGGCGTAATGTAAAGGGTAATAACTTGCTg AAACTCCTGTATGAGGATCCCAAGACATGGAGTTTTACCTTTCAGTCATATGCCCAAGTTACCATGCTGCAAAACCACACCCAACAGACTTTAAAGCCCATTAAGATGATTGAACGATCAGTTTATAGTGCACGATATTGCTTTGTAGAAAGACTGTTGCGCGATGGTTTATTGCCAGCGCCTTCAGTAGCTGTTCTTGATCACTGGTTCCAATGGATCATTGAGCACAACTTAGCTGAAGTAGATCTAGTAGTATACCTAAGGACTACTCCAGAAGTGGTCTATGAACGCATTTTAAAAAGGAAGAGGCCTGAAGAAAGAGCTGTTTCAATAGACTATCTGAAATCCTTACATGAACTTCATGAAAACTGGCTGTTTCATAAAACTTTATACAAATGTCCAGCTCCAACATTGATATTAAATGCCGATTTGGAAAGGTCGGTTATTAAGGCCGAATTTGAGAAATGGGAAcctcaaattttaaacaaggCCCTTGCAGAGGCTCATGTCATGTGA
- the Cmtr1 gene encoding cap-specific mRNA (nucleoside-2'-O-)-methyltransferase 1, translating into MQENKLPDAFSNASFSMDMDEPMASMDSKAVQMMKKMGYKPGLGLGKQEQGIRESIQVHTNLGKRGLGLKLENFVYSNESWDLSQDDLFVEEKVEWLINENLEDFSTNNLDNWVTESCRNEDVVGNSTFCDPKVLEQVFKAKDIFDELGVAELNQARARANAFETIRSVFFMNRAALKMANIDAVCDFMFTSIKENENTPVYFADVCAGPGGFTEYILWRKGWSYKGFGLTLKDEHDFRVSESTCASPVTFQTLYGADDSGDVCNPNNLKHFSERVLYETNGGVHFMMSDGGFCVDGQENLQEILSKHIYTCQCLLALNILRPNGHFVTKTFDIFTPFSVGLLYLMYICFEKVAIIKPNTSRPANSERYFVCSNLKVHSQTNIIGKYLWKIAIRLWENRTLPDRDILEIVPLQVLKADCKFFQYILQTNSSIGRKQIIALKKLAQFCRNPNLVEPRQERLRTKCLEYWKIPDEKRRPVQVFKIEDLLNEVEIPFDTLYKQPKFAYCDYLESQLTDFDNWYYAYINSSEYYRRLNYFAGVGHSKVYRLQSKKWLQVNHLKLVKGTLLYGELVKETYCHLNSRELKTRYSVHVIDAMFLGSLDIRNYTFLDRLKFIHKYCKSVNKESQENYSVRVRSKPIYNLVNISNDYNLFNNEESGSVCIKLPVLGFNCDKEAFDVNSILLLRAKNKRSGQIVVPYTELEQLRNLVEDLNHAVM; encoded by the exons ATGCAGGAAAATAAGCTCCCTGATG CCTTCTCAAATGCTTCATTTTCCATGGATATGGATGAGCCTATGGCTTCAATGGACAGCAAAGCTGTGCAGATGATG aaaaaaatgggTTATAAGCCAGGGTTAGGTTTGGGGAAGCAGGAACAGGGCATAAGAGAATCCATACAAGTACACACGAATTTGGGCAAAAGAGGCTTGGGTCTTAAACTTGAAAACTTTGTTTATTCTAATGAATCATGGGATTTATCCCAAGATGATCTTTTCGTTGAGGAGAAGGTAGAATGGCTTATCAATGAAAATCTTGAAGATTTTAGTACAAATAATCTTGACAATTGGGTGACTGAAAGTTGTCGAAATGAGGATGTTGTTGGTAACTCAACTTTCTGCGACCCTAAGGTTTTAGAGCAAGTTTTCAAAGCCAAG gatatttttgacGAACTTGGTGTAGCGGAGCTGAATCAGGCCAGGGCAAGGGCAAATGCATTTGAGACTATTCGAAGTGTATTTTTCATGAACAGGGCGGCTTTAAAAATGGCTAATATCGATGCAGTTTGCGATTTCATGTTTACTTCAATAAAGGAGAAC GAGAACACTCCCGTATATTTTGCAGATGTCTGTGCTGGTCCTGGGGGTTTCACCGAATATATTTTATGGCGTAAAGGGTGGAGTTACAAAGGATTTGGTCTCACTTTGAAGGACGAACATGACTTTCGag TTTCAGAATCCACTTGTGCATCACCGGTAACATTTCAAACTCTTTATGGTGCTGATGATTCAGGGGATGTTTGCAATCCCAATAACTTAAAACACTTTTCTGAGCGGGTGCTTTATGAGACGAACGGAGGGGTACATTTTATGATGTCTGACGGT GGATTTTGTGTGGATGGACAGGAAAACCTGCAAGAAATTCTTTCTAAACACATCTACACTTGCCAGTGTCTTCTGGCTCTAAACATCTTGAGGCCCAATGGTCATTTTGTGACTAAAACCTTCGATATTTTTACCCCATTTAGTGTAGGACTTTTATATCTTATGTATATTTGCTTCGAGAAAG TCGCCATTATAAAACCTAATACGTCCAGACCTGCAAACTCCGAAAGGTACTTTGTGTGTAGCAACTTGAAAGTGCACTCCCAGACCAATATCATAGGGAAGTACTTGTGGAAAATCGCCATTAGATTGTGGGAAAACCGTACTTTACCCGATCGAGATATACTCGAAATAGTGCCTTTACAAGTACTGAAAGCGGACtgcaaattttttcaatacattttgcAGACCAATTCCAG tATTGGAAGGAAGCAAataattgccttaaaaaagCTGGCACAATTCTGCAGAAACCCTAATTTAGTGGAACCACGACAGGAACGTTTGAGGACGAAGTGTCTGGAATATTGGAAAATCCCTGATGAAAAGAGGAGACCAGTGCAAGTGTTTAAAATAGAAGATCTACTTAATGAAGTTGAAATCCCGTTCG ACACGTTGTACAAACAACCAAAATTTGCTTACTGTGATTATCTGGAGTCCCAACTCACGGATTTTGATAACTGGTACTACGCCTACATAAATAGTTCTGAATATTACAGAAGACTAAATTATTTCGCAG GAGTGGGACACTCTAAAGTTTATCGtcttcaaagtaaaaaatggcTTCAAGTTAACCATCTAAAACTAGTCAAAGGTACTCTTCTGTATGGCGAGTTAGTCAAAGAGACATACTGCCACTTAAATAGTCGAGAATTAAAAACTCGATATAGCGTGCATGTAATTGATGCCATGTTTTTGGGTTCTTTGGACATTCGGAATTACACTTTCCTTGATAG GTtaaaatttatacataaatattgtaaatctGTTAATAAAGAATCCCAAGAGAACTACTCAGTTCGAGTGCGTTCAAAGCCAATATACAATCTTGTGAATATTTCTAATGactataatttgtttaataatgaaGAATCGGGAAGTGTCTGTATTAAGTTACCAGTACTCGGATTTAACTGTGATAAAGAAGCATTTGATGTTAACTCAATTTTGCTGTTAAGAGCCAAAAACAAACGTAGTG GTCAAATTGTGGTACCCTATACAGAGCTCGAACAATTGCGCAATCTGGTGGAGGATTTGAATCATGCAGTAATgtaa
- the LOC136415363 gene encoding breast cancer type 2 susceptibility protein homolog translates to MDNSVSSQQEHLKVLSQEDRLPLSPVLGSGESIKKLLQNRRKQKRGKKKISQKLDQVFKSKTSIDSHGSLADSELNDTLDSLNETDFQLLADNVANPARITEHDDISERIKKLDALELERNKIINSISFQTPIPAKNQATKEAKFIETSKTANEDFQRHSPEIATYLEPLDVSNAVISGFQTCTGRSFTYTKEQIGKSTKLFDDILNPGKVVEARDKKFNYLHLNNVVVKKSEPSFTQANNSDEKPPQFESTEICKPVTELKHFSTAPKLSKNNLFENENFDDLVLEQFDGFQSASSSLSKYTNLDKKENPKFSLYQPKQQNEKFNQIKCSNEMNLKLSYQQTLLPDPIKPSVFFTAPLEVNNSKVFKPQQEMNKFQHSVPRKNQTKNIFDGENFDDLNIEHFGSFQSASNSVLNNKTPKPIHFLQTPIENILAGENSDKLKLSQPKNQSAPGLSFPERELNTCNSLTKNLNTRRFKKALNFATSPQVKKSFKNIFEDENFDDLNLVGIQRFTPSKLKPALSKGFAKFKSPFKTPIKSFSKPPQIRKSSDETFKGFSFEEKQSAIKVQTILDEVTNTIEQEFKTILSHKNAKMPLIKMNVISDILEHSQKRNFSEVDCHPSISSQGISRGIKRLGYAFSPSIQISETGLKKARLMFEDLEPKSNYTSTPVKLYREKPKNCNLTPIHTFGRSGRNVNFEASKSFSMDRTLKGVNDRFSLNKPSVGDVKEWLDELAHQRQVLEEKLRIVQERETILMNQRTMLHYSVEGRSRVLEGVLFKAKVAFQRLCLHDYVQGSFPGTNPSENNCLSQINPQNSHLVHFYDCDNSKSHIVTQDGAIVVPNKDSRIGVSEVEHSFKSLDSVDPDLIPKGWFQNHYKWIIWKLASYERAFEDKFEGCLCVENVMQQLKYRYDLEIDKAKRPILRKIFEKDDCSQRRMVLCVSKVIRKLNSYELELTDGWYPIRTIIDSPLCQQIAKGKIKIGTKLMIYGAELKNCDGCHPLEATDLIHLQINFNSTRRALWWCKLGSQRLSGPFMVPLDSVHLEGGKIGCISCFIVRVYPVKYLEKCGDKNVWRNKKAEERREQQFSSEKFNRSVGVDREADIKNVEDAAVLYDILQRSNNPESLQDILSSAQKTILYNYSIKKSSTASHSNIHSRNVSSLLKIKFVDAYRKSDKQYDFHIWRPSEGHFQELKEGFGLTIFNASCSLKWGLSASQSTQFKRQNVSGDYFEKFLRKVTLIGELSRQDASFNNEFDTAGFVVSKTIEEHCQEVWLADYNQKLLYVKISDSPKNILVLDTTAEGQMVSVCNLVMKNSCETHSYATADHFAVFARYSQYKHLQEALEILEESFKSIDKNRFIEECQSRIQKIKNKNASTSPTGSSYLDPDGMECSQITVTDIALLQCVEQFV, encoded by the exons ATGGACAATTCCGTCTCCTCCCAGCAAGAACACCTCAAGGTTTTATCACAGGAGGATAGATTGCCCCTATCGCCTGTGTTAGGATCCGGAGAATCAATTAAGAAGCTACTTCAGAATAGAAGAAAGCAAAAAAGggggaagaaaaaaataagccAGAAATTGGATCAGGTCTTCAAATCTAAGACGTCGATTGACAGTCATGGGTCTCTAGCTGATAGTGAATTAAATGATACCCTTGATAGTTTAAATGAGACAGACTTTCAGTTATTGGCAGACAATGTTGCAAACCCCGCCAGGATTACTGAACATGACGATATATCGGAAAGAATTAAAAAGCTAGATGCTCTAGAACTTGAaaggaataaaattataaactcCATTAGCTTTCAAACTCCCATACCTGCTAAAAACCAAGCTACCAAAGAAGCTAAGTTTATTGAAACAAGCAAAACTGCaaatgaagattttcaaagaCATAGCCCTGAAATTGCTACTTATTTGGAACCACTTGATGTCTCCAATGCTGTTATAAGCGGCTTTCAAACATGCACAGGCAGAAGCTTTACATACACCAAAGAACAAATAGGAAAATCAACAAAGCTGTTTGATGATATACTGAATCCAGGCAAGGTAGTTGAAGCTCGagacaagaaatttaattatttacaccTTAATAATGTGgtagttaaaaaatctgaGCCCTCATTTACTCAAGCTAATAATAGTGATGAAAAACCTCCACAGTTTGAGTCAACAGAAATTTGCAAACCAGTCACagaattgaaacatttttccacaGCTCCAAAACTTTCCAAgaacaatttatttgaaaatgaaaattttgatgatctaGTGTTGGAGCAATTTGATGGTTTCCAATCTGCTTCAAGCAGTTTAAGTAAATATACCAACTTggataaaaaagaaaaccctAAGTTTTCACTCTATCAAccaaaacaacaaaatgagaaatttaatcaaataaaatgtagtaatGAAATGAATCTCAAATTATCATATCAACAAACTTTGCTCCCAGACCCAATAAAACCATCTGTATTCTTTACTGCTCCCCTAGAGgtaaataattctaaagtcTTTAAACCACAACAGGAAATGAATAAGTTTCAGCATTCAGTAccaagaaaaaatcaaacaaagaatatttttgatggtgagaattttgatgatttaaatattgaacATTTTGGAAGTTTTCAATCTGCTTCAAATAGTgtactaaataataaaacaccaaaacctatacattttcttcaaacacCAATTGAAAACATATTAGCAGGGGAGAATTCtgacaaattaaaactaaGTCAGCCCAAAAATCAGTCTGCACCTGGACTATCTTTTCCAGAAAGAGAATTGAATACATGCAATTCTctgacaaaaaatttaaatacaagaaGATTTAAGAAAGCTTTAAACTTTGCAACAAGTCCCCAAgtcaaaaaatcttttaaaaatatatttgaagatgaaaattttgatgacttgAATTTAGTAG GGATCCAAAGATTTACACCATCTAAACTCAAACCAGCACTTTCCAAAGGTTTTGCAAAATTCAAGAGTCCTTTTAAAACCCCCATCAAAAGCTTTTCAAAACCTCCTCAAATTAGGAAGTCCTCTGATGAAACCTTTAAAGGCTTCTCATTTGAAGAGAAACAAAGTGCAATCAAAGTCCAGACAATTCTTGATGAGGTTACTAATACCATTGAGCAAGAATTCAAAACAATCTTATCACATAAGAATGCTAAAATGCCGCTGATTAAAATGAATGTCATAAGTGATATACTTGAACACAGCCAAAAACGAAACTTTTCTGAGGTGGATTGCCACCCTAGTATTTCTTCACAAGGAATCTCAAGAGGTATAAAGAGATTAGGCTATGCATTTTCTCCTTCAATACAAATCTCAGAAACTGGACTGAAAAAGGCCAGGCTTATGTTTGAAGATTTGGAACCTAAATCAAACTATACATCCACTCCAGTGAAATTATATAGGGAAAAGCCAAAGAATTGCAATTTAACTCCTATTCACACCTTTGGAAGAAGTGGCAGGAATGTTAATTTTGAGGCCTCAAAATCTTTTTCTATGGATAGGACTCTGAAGGGGGTAAATGACAGATTCAGCCTAAATAAACCATCTGTTGGAGATGTAAAAGAATGGTTGGATGAATTGGCACACCAAAGACAAGTTTTAGAAGAGAAATTAAGAATTGTGCAAGAGAGGGAGACAATATTAATGAATCAAAGGACTATGCTTCATTACTCTGTGGAAGGACGGTCTAG agtACTGGAAGGGGTATTATTTAAGGCAAAAGTAGCATTTCAGAGATTGTGCCTACATGATTATGTGCAAGGTTCTTTTCCTGGAACAAATCCTAGTGAAAATAACTGCTTATCCCAGATAAACCCTCAAAATTCACATTTGGTGCACTTTTACGACTGTGATAATAG taaatctCATATAGTTACCCAAGATGGAGCTATAGTGGTTCCTAATAAAGACTCTAGAATAGGTGTTTCTGAAGTTGAGCATAGCTTCAAGTCACTTGATTCAGTTGATCCTGATTTGATTCCTAAAGGTTGGTTTCAAAATCATTACAAGTGGATAATTTGGAAGCTGGCGAGTTATGAAAGAGCATTTGAGGACAAGTTTGAAGGGTGTCTGTGTGTGGAGAATGTCATGCAGCAATTAAAATACAG ataTGACTTAGAAATTGACAAAGCGAAAAGACCGATTCTAAGGAAGATATTTGAAAAGGATGATTGTTCTCAAAGACGGATGGTCCTCTGTGTTTCCAAAGTAATTAGG AAACTCAACAGCTACGAGTTAGAATTAACTGACGGTTGGTACCCTATTAGAACAATAATAGATTCGCCTCTATGTCAGCAAATTgctaaaggaaaaataaaaattggcaCCAAACTAATGATATACGGGgcggaattaaaaaattgcgaTGGCTGCCATCCTCTGGAAGCCACTGACCTAATTCATCTACAAATAAACTTCAACAGTACCAGAAGGGCTTTATGGTGGTGTAAATTGGGTAGTCAAAGACTCTCGGGTCCCTTTATGGTGCCTTTAGATAGTGTCCATCTAGAGGGTGGCAAAATCGGTTGCATCAGTTGCTTTATAGTTAGAGTTTACCCAgtcaaatatttagaaaaatgcgGGGATAAAAACG TTTGGAGGAACAAAAAGGCGGAGGAACGCAGGGAGCAGCAGTTTTCCAGTGAGAAATTTAATCGTTCTGTAGGAGTTGATAGAGAAgctgatattaaaaatgtcgAAGATGCAGCGGTTTTATACGACATTCTACAGAGAAGTAATAACCCCGAGAGTTTACAG gaCATATTGTCAAGTGCTCAAAAGACAATATTGTACAATTACAGTATTAAGAAATCTTCCACTGCAAGCCATAGCAATATTCATTCGCGCAATGTGAGttctctattaaaaattaaatttgtcgACGCATATAGAAAATCAGATAAGCAGTACGACTTTCACATATGGAGACCCTCTGAGGGCCATTTTCAGGAGCTTAAAGAAGGCTTTGGTCTTACTATATTTAATGCATCCTGCAG TCTTAAATGGGGCCTTAGCGCAAGCCAATCCACACAATTTAAACGCCAAAATGTTTCTGGAGATTATTTTgagaagtttttaagaaaagttaCTTTGATTGGAGAACTTTCAAGACAAGATGCTTCGTTTAATAACGAATTTGATACTGCAGGGTTTGTTGTATCGAAAACGATTGAAGAGCATTGTCAAGAAGTGTGGTTGGCTGACTACAACCAAAA ATTACTGTATGTAAAAATAAGCGATTCCCCCAAGAACATTTTGGTCTTGGATACAACAGCCGAAGGACAAATGGTCTCCGTCTGTAATCTAGTCATGAAAAATTCGTGTGAAACACATTCATACGCTACAGCGGATCATTTCGCGGTTTTTGCAAGATATTCCCAATATAAACATTTACAGGAAGCCTTGGAAATTTTGGAAGAAAGCTTCAAAAGTATT GACAAAAATCGATTTATCGAAGAGTGCCAAAGTCgcatacaaaaaataaaaaataaaaatgcgaGCACCAGCCCCACTGGTTCGTCTTACTTAGATCCCGATGGAATGGAATGCTCACAAATAACAGTTACCGATATTGCCTTATTACAATGTGTAGAAcagtttgtttaa
- the LOC136415619 gene encoding uncharacterized protein: MANKDKIEKLEDLIKNSIGGVLLEQHTQSLLPPGENYGSVMYKVDFKVKKGRRLENHHAVAKCTPINQMTQEIFNIKETFKAEIAWYTTVIPALKKFAKDQGLERDLDFFQEFYGARISLDPKSDTVDLDGVILTENLKYRGFYNIDRHLGFDSSTTFSILKDLATFHAVPLAMRLKYPALFDTKVGPYCPKFGSAEGPGKEQMDKGLLTFFATVPEYKPYLDRIAKTIHESFPFKQRKLHEPWISVIHLDFWCNNIMVTGGKHSKNIILDLQVPMVASPAADVIFFLLTSVNFEAIKTRFDQFLKFYYEEFIKNLKQLKVETSTFTFDSFIEEINYAAKTAELAHSLGHVQIILMEKGVSGLDSSKTDYKPEDAEDIMKAPNQKQIEKTKWLIQEAEKRNWF, encoded by the exons ATGGccaataaagataaaattgaaaaattggagGATCTAATCAAGAATAGCATTGGAGGAGTACTTCTGGAACAGCACACCCAATCCCTACTCCCTCCTGGGGAGAATTATGGGAGTGTTATGTACAAAGTGGATTTCAAG GTCAAGAAAGGACGACGATTAGAAAATCACCATGCAGTGGCAAAATGCACTCCTATCAACCAAATGACCCAAGAGATATTCAACATCAAGGAAACCTTCAAGGCCGAAATCGCCTGGTATACAACGGTCATACCcgccttaaaaaaattcgccAAAGATCAAGGATTGGAGAGAGACTTGGATTTTTTCCAGGAATTTTACGGAGCCAGAATTAGTCTGGATCCTAAAAGTGATACTGTTGATTTAGATGGGGTTATACTCACTGAAAATCTGAAATACAGAG GTTTCTACAACATCGACCGCCACCTCGGCTTCGACTCGTCCACCACTTTCAGCATCCTCAAAGACCTGGCAACCTTTCATGCTGTTCCTTTGGCGATGCGCCTCAAATACCCCGCTCTTTTCGATACCAAAGTGGGGCCCTACTGCCCCAAATTCGGCAGTGCCGAAGGCCCAGGTAAAGAACAGATGGACAAAGGCCTGCTGACGTTTTTCGCTACCGTCCCCGAGTACAAGCCCTATCTGGACCGAATCGCTAAGACCATCCACGAGTCGTTTCCCTTCAAGCAAAGGAAGCTGCACGAGCCCTGGATCTCGGTAATTCATCTAGACTTTTGGTGCAACAACATTATGGTCACCGGAGGTAAACATTCGAAGAACATCATCCTGGACTTGCAGGTGCCCATGGTAGCGAGTCCTGCAGCAGATGTGATCTTTTTCTTGTTGACCTCAGTGAATTTCGAGGCTATAAAAACGCGCTTCGACCAGTTTCTCAAGTTCTACTACGAGGAGTTCATCAAGAACCTGAAACAGCTCAAAGTAGAGACCAGCACTTTCACTTTCGATAGTTTcattgaagaaataaattacgCGGCAAAAACTGCGGAACTGGCGCATTCTTTGGGACAtgtgcaaataattttgatggaGAAGGGTGTGTCTGGACTTGATTCTAGCAAGACAGATTATAAGCCGGAGGATGCAGAAGATATAATGAAAGCGCCCAACCAGAAGCAAATCGAGAAGACCAAGTGGTTAATCCAAGAGGCGGAGAAGCGAAATTGGTTTTGA